The proteins below are encoded in one region of Thermithiobacillus tepidarius DSM 3134:
- the lolA gene encoding outer membrane lipoprotein chaperone LolA: MNKLKRCIPVFCLGLALGAPALAVSQPAAAAVAQPDKTSIALMNRFFNSVKTLEADFQQEVENDKGRITKRASGEIALSRPGKFRWVYADPEPQEIIGDGEKLWVYDKDLAQVSVRPLNSALGNTPAALIAGRNVVAQHYQVRSLGRRGDLYWVELIPKSENYGFRRVLMGLADDAGLLHSLELYDNFGQTTRLHFSNMQVNKPVSGQQFSFAPPAGVDVLQQ; the protein is encoded by the coding sequence ATGAACAAGCTCAAGCGTTGCATCCCGGTCTTTTGCCTCGGCCTGGCGCTCGGCGCCCCGGCCCTGGCCGTGAGCCAGCCGGCCGCCGCCGCAGTCGCCCAGCCCGACAAGACGAGCATTGCGCTCATGAACCGTTTCTTCAATTCGGTCAAGACCCTGGAAGCGGATTTTCAGCAGGAGGTGGAGAACGACAAGGGCCGCATCACCAAGCGGGCCAGCGGCGAGATCGCCCTGTCGCGGCCGGGCAAGTTCCGCTGGGTCTATGCCGATCCCGAGCCGCAGGAGATCATCGGCGACGGCGAAAAGCTGTGGGTCTACGACAAGGATCTGGCCCAGGTCTCGGTGCGGCCGCTCAATTCCGCCCTGGGCAACACCCCGGCGGCGCTGATCGCCGGGCGCAACGTGGTGGCCCAGCACTATCAGGTGCGCTCGCTCGGCCGGCGCGGCGATCTCTACTGGGTGGAACTCATTCCCAAGAGCGAGAACTACGGCTTCCGCCGTGTGCTGATGGGGCTGGCCGATGACGCGGGGCTGCTGCACAGCCTGGAACTCTACGACAACTTCGGCCAGACTACGCGCCTGCACTTCAGCAACATGCAGGTCAACAAGCCGGTGAGCGGCCAGCAGTTCAGCTTTGCGCCGCCCGCCGGCGTGGACGTGTTGCAGCAATAA
- a CDS encoding OmpP1/FadL family transporter: protein MRLHTLSWGIALALLSQGAQASGFRLPEMSVAGMGQANAMVADDEPVSAYGYNIAGMGFHPGTRASLEMVGIKPSFKVSNANGSFDSENGSEYLPALYVTHRLKSQPLAFGLGVNTPYGLKTDWPAGTFTAPGALQAFVPTLSEIRMVNVNPSVAYLLRPNLSVAVGLNYYNVFSAKLDSVGGELNGSGSGFGASLGVLYTTERFNLGLQYRSRVKVDLDGDSSSGPATTQVTFPDTLQAGILYRFTPKWSTEFDVDWTGWSSFDRLDISTSNGTLSSSNQWKSAMAYRLGTTYRVNDALRLRAGYAFDQTGQQDAHFSPRIPDADRHLIGLGAGLQAGAWTWDLGANYVYAASRTIDNSTPPSGPDLNGTSVYNGTYESSALLYGVSLSRSF from the coding sequence ATGCGTTTGCACACCCTGTCCTGGGGCATCGCCCTGGCCCTGCTGAGCCAAGGCGCCCAGGCTTCCGGTTTTCGCCTGCCCGAAATGTCGGTGGCGGGCATGGGGCAGGCCAATGCCATGGTGGCCGATGACGAGCCGGTCAGCGCCTACGGCTACAACATCGCCGGCATGGGCTTCCACCCCGGCACCCGCGCCAGCCTGGAAATGGTGGGCATCAAGCCCAGCTTCAAGGTGAGCAACGCCAACGGCAGCTTCGACAGCGAGAACGGCTCGGAGTACCTGCCGGCCCTCTACGTGACGCACCGGCTCAAAAGCCAGCCCCTGGCCTTCGGCCTGGGAGTGAACACGCCCTACGGCCTGAAGACCGACTGGCCGGCGGGGACCTTCACGGCACCCGGCGCGCTGCAGGCCTTCGTGCCCACCTTGAGCGAAATCCGCATGGTCAACGTGAACCCCAGCGTCGCCTATCTGCTGCGCCCCAACCTGAGCGTGGCGGTGGGCCTGAACTATTACAACGTCTTCTCGGCCAAGCTGGACAGCGTGGGCGGCGAGCTGAACGGCTCCGGCAGCGGCTTCGGCGCCAGCCTCGGCGTCCTCTACACCACCGAGCGCTTCAACCTCGGCCTGCAGTACCGTTCGCGCGTCAAGGTGGACCTGGACGGCGATTCCAGCAGCGGCCCGGCGACCACCCAAGTCACCTTCCCGGACACCCTGCAGGCCGGCATCCTGTACCGTTTCACGCCCAAGTGGTCGACGGAGTTCGACGTGGACTGGACCGGCTGGTCCAGCTTCGATCGCCTGGACATCAGCACATCGAACGGCACCCTGAGCAGCTCGAATCAGTGGAAGAGCGCCATGGCCTACCGGCTCGGCACCACCTACCGGGTGAACGACGCGCTGCGCCTGCGCGCCGGCTACGCCTTCGACCAGACCGGCCAGCAGGACGCGCACTTCTCGCCGCGCATTCCCGACGCTGACCGCCATCTGATCGGCCTGGGCGCGGGCCTGCAGGCGGGCGCCTGGACCTGGGATCTGGGCGCCAACTACGTCTACGCCGCCAGCCGGACCATCGACAACAGCACCCCGCCGAGCGGGCCGGATCTGAACGGCACTTCCGTGTATAATGGCACCTACGAGTCCAGTGCGCTGCTCTACGGCGTCTCGCTGTCCCGCAGCTTCTAG
- a CDS encoding replication-associated recombination protein A: MDLFADESNLEGQPLAARMRPRALDEYIGQAQLLGAHGPLRRAIEADRLHSIILWGPPGTGKTTLAQLIARHTQALFLSLSAAFSGVKEIRAAMEEAGVARAQGRRVILFVDEVHRFNKTQQDAFLPFVENGTVIFIGATTENPSFELNNALLSRARVYVLKPLQPDDLRTLIDRALADEARGLGRERIHFPAPLRDVLAQAADGDARRALNLLEVAVQLADRDDAGVLQVDEATLQAALGASLRRFDKGGEDFYDQISALHKSVRGSDPDGALYWLARMLDGGADPLYVGRRLVRMASEDIGNADPRALEIALAAKDAYDYLGSPEGELALAQAIVYLATAPKSNAVYTAWKAAVADARQSGSLEVPLHLRNAPTRLMRELGYGKAYRYDHDYPNAVAPGQSYLPDELRGRRYYQPAGRGYEQRIRERMDWVTSLRNEEAS, from the coding sequence GTGGACCTCTTTGCGGATGAGTCCAATCTGGAAGGGCAGCCTCTGGCCGCCCGCATGCGCCCCCGTGCCCTGGACGAGTACATCGGCCAGGCGCAGCTCCTGGGGGCGCATGGGCCGCTGCGTCGGGCGATCGAGGCCGACCGCCTGCATTCCATCATCCTGTGGGGGCCGCCCGGCACCGGCAAGACCACCCTTGCCCAGCTGATCGCCCGCCACACCCAAGCTCTGTTCCTGTCGCTCTCCGCCGCCTTCTCCGGCGTCAAGGAGATCCGCGCCGCCATGGAGGAGGCCGGGGTCGCCCGCGCCCAGGGCCGGCGCGTCATCCTCTTCGTGGACGAGGTGCACCGCTTCAACAAGACCCAGCAGGACGCCTTCCTGCCCTTCGTGGAGAACGGCACGGTGATCTTCATCGGCGCCACCACGGAAAACCCCAGCTTCGAACTCAACAACGCGCTCCTGTCGCGGGCCCGGGTCTACGTGCTGAAGCCCCTGCAGCCTGATGACCTGCGCACGCTCATCGATCGGGCCCTGGCGGACGAGGCGCGCGGCCTCGGGCGCGAGCGCATCCACTTCCCGGCGCCGCTGCGCGACGTGCTGGCCCAGGCCGCCGACGGCGATGCCCGGCGCGCCCTCAACCTGCTGGAAGTGGCGGTGCAGTTGGCCGACCGTGACGATGCCGGCGTACTGCAGGTGGACGAGGCCACGCTGCAGGCGGCCCTGGGCGCCTCCCTGCGCCGCTTCGACAAGGGCGGCGAGGACTTCTACGACCAGATTTCGGCGCTGCACAAGTCGGTGCGCGGCTCCGACCCGGACGGCGCCCTGTACTGGCTGGCGCGCATGCTGGACGGCGGCGCCGATCCGCTCTACGTCGGCCGGCGTCTGGTGCGCATGGCCAGCGAGGACATCGGCAACGCCGATCCCCGCGCCCTGGAAATCGCCCTGGCGGCCAAGGACGCCTACGACTACCTGGGCTCGCCGGAAGGTGAGCTGGCCTTGGCGCAGGCCATCGTCTACCTGGCCACGGCGCCCAAGAGCAATGCCGTCTATACCGCCTGGAAGGCGGCCGTCGCCGACGCCCGCCAGTCCGGCAGCCTGGAGGTGCCCCTGCACCTGCGCAATGCGCCCACCCGCCTGATGCGCGAGCTGGGCTACGGCAAGGCCTACCGCTACGATCACGATTACCCGAACGCGGTGGCGCCCGGCCAAAGCTACCTGCCCGACGAGCTGCGCGGCCGGCGCTACTACCAGCCCGCCGGGCGCGGCTACGAGCAGCGCATCCGCGAGCGCATGGATTGGGTGACCTCGCTGCGGAACGAGGAGGCGTCCTGA
- the crcB gene encoding fluoride efflux transporter CrcB has translation MLPVLAAVAAGGALGSVLRYLATLAVQGWLGRAFPYATLLINVSGSFLMGFLFILTLERLSLDPALRTGLLTGVLGGYTTFSTFSMESLLLLEEGAWLRAGLYVLLSTGLGLLAAWFGASLARQL, from the coding sequence ATGCTGCCGGTGCTCGCGGCGGTGGCGGCGGGCGGCGCCCTGGGCAGCGTCCTGCGCTATCTGGCCACGCTCGCGGTGCAGGGCTGGTTGGGCCGTGCCTTTCCCTATGCTACCCTGCTCATCAACGTGTCCGGCTCCTTTTTGATGGGTTTTCTCTTCATTCTGACCCTGGAGCGGCTCAGCCTGGATCCGGCGCTGCGAACCGGCCTGCTGACCGGGGTGCTGGGCGGCTACACCACCTTCTCCACCTTCTCCATGGAAAGCCTCCTGCTGCTGGAGGAGGGGGCGTGGCTGCGCGCCGGGCTCTATGTGCTGCTCAGCACCGGCCTGGGTCTGCTGGCGGCTTGGTTCGGCGCGAGCCTGGCGCGCCAGCTCTGA
- a CDS encoding DUF190 domain-containing protein — MNKAIRVVRIYISETDHGPNGNLKDFIFRRLREEHQVHGLTIFRGIAGFGSSGEAHAADLLTLRADLPLVIEFFDTPERVAAALDALEGLVPPGHLITWDATCNC; from the coding sequence ATGAACAAGGCGATTCGGGTGGTGCGCATCTACATCAGCGAAACCGACCACGGCCCCAACGGCAACCTGAAGGATTTCATCTTCCGGCGCCTGCGCGAGGAGCACCAGGTCCACGGCCTGACCATCTTCCGCGGCATCGCCGGCTTCGGCAGCAGCGGCGAGGCCCATGCTGCCGATCTTCTGACCCTGCGCGCCGACCTGCCGCTGGTCATCGAATTTTTCGACACGCCCGAGCGGGTGGCCGCTGCCCTCGACGCGTTGGAGGGATTGGTTCCGCCCGGCCATCTGATCACCTGGGACGCGACCTGCAACTGCTAA
- the serS gene encoding serine--tRNA ligase, producing MLDPQLLRADPEHVAEQLKRRGVDFDPAAALALDQRRKALQMELETLQAKRNSTAKAIGQAKARGEDAGPILAEAAGLGDEIKARQDALEGVLREWDALLLNLPNLPHASVPEGRNDDDNVEIRRWGTPPAFDFAPRDHVDIGEQLGILDFQAGAKLAGARFTVLRGIGARLERALTQFMLDLHTQEHGYTEIAPPYLANADSLRGTGQLPKFEEDLFALRDDPYYLIPTAEVPVTNLLRGEIVEAGTLPLKYVAYTPCFRREAGSYGRDTRGMIRQHQFDKVELVQLVEPETSYAALESLLQHAETVLQRLALPYRVMALCAGDLGFSAAKTYDLEVWLPGQGKYREISSVSNFEAFQARRMQARYRAPDGKPALLHTLNGSGLAVGRTLVALLENHQQADGSVLIPPALQPYLGGLERIA from the coding sequence GTGCTTGATCCGCAACTTTTGCGCGCCGACCCGGAGCATGTAGCCGAACAGCTGAAGCGCCGCGGCGTGGACTTCGATCCGGCCGCCGCCCTGGCTTTGGACCAGCGGCGCAAGGCCCTGCAGATGGAACTGGAGACCCTGCAGGCCAAGCGCAACAGCACCGCCAAGGCCATCGGCCAGGCCAAGGCGCGCGGCGAGGACGCCGGCCCCATCCTGGCCGAGGCCGCTGGGCTGGGCGACGAGATCAAGGCCCGCCAGGATGCCCTGGAGGGAGTGCTGCGGGAGTGGGATGCCCTGCTGCTGAACCTGCCCAATCTGCCGCACGCCAGCGTGCCCGAGGGGCGCAACGATGACGACAACGTCGAGATCCGGCGCTGGGGCACGCCGCCCGCCTTCGATTTCGCGCCGCGCGACCACGTGGACATCGGCGAGCAGCTCGGCATCCTCGATTTCCAGGCCGGCGCCAAGCTGGCCGGCGCGCGCTTTACCGTGCTGCGCGGCATCGGCGCGCGCCTGGAGCGGGCCCTGACCCAGTTCATGCTCGACCTACACACCCAGGAACACGGCTACACCGAGATCGCACCGCCTTATCTCGCCAACGCCGACAGCCTGCGCGGCACCGGGCAGCTGCCCAAGTTCGAGGAGGATCTCTTCGCCCTGCGCGACGATCCCTATTACCTCATCCCTACGGCGGAAGTGCCGGTGACCAATCTGCTGCGCGGCGAGATTGTCGAGGCCGGGACGTTGCCGCTCAAGTACGTGGCCTACACCCCGTGCTTCCGGCGCGAGGCCGGCTCTTACGGCCGCGACACGCGCGGCATGATCCGCCAGCATCAGTTCGACAAGGTGGAGCTGGTGCAGCTCGTGGAGCCGGAGACCTCCTATGCGGCTTTGGAAAGCCTGCTGCAGCACGCCGAAACGGTGCTGCAGCGCCTGGCCCTGCCGTACCGGGTGATGGCGCTGTGCGCCGGCGACCTGGGCTTTTCCGCGGCCAAGACCTACGACCTCGAGGTGTGGCTGCCGGGGCAGGGGAAGTACCGGGAGATCAGCAGCGTCTCCAACTTCGAGGCCTTCCAGGCGCGCCGCATGCAGGCCCGCTACCGCGCGCCCGACGGCAAACCGGCCCTGCTGCACACCCTGAACGGCTCCGGCCTGGCGGTGGGGCGCACCCTGGTGGCGCTGCTGGAAAACCATCAGCAGGCCGACGGCAGTGTGCTGATCCCGCCGGCCCTGCAGCCCTATCTGGGCGGCCTGGAGCGGATCGCGTGA
- a CDS encoding Rho-binding antiterminator: MNPPYEPVSCVFHEQLEMAARRRRPVGLRLKSGETLHGVIEDVWTEAGAEYLRLADQQGRASTWRLDALDALWEDDDRGA; encoded by the coding sequence GTGAACCCGCCCTACGAGCCGGTGAGCTGCGTTTTCCATGAGCAGCTGGAAATGGCCGCCCGGCGGCGCCGGCCGGTCGGCCTGCGCCTCAAGAGCGGCGAGACGCTGCACGGCGTGATCGAGGACGTCTGGACCGAGGCCGGCGCCGAATATCTGCGGCTGGCGGATCAGCAGGGACGGGCGTCCACCTGGCGCCTGGATGCGCTGGATGCCCTGTGGGAGGACGACGACCGCGGCGCCTGA
- a CDS encoding bifunctional diguanylate cyclase/phosphodiesterase: MGVPQVGSLLHDVLETGALRTVFQPIVCMNSRLAYGVEGFLRGPPGHPLESPLALFAEAEREGLLMPLEAQARTATLAAFAGLGFPGKLFMNVNPSCLLDPRFQADALLAALGQAHLAPQQVVLELTEHHPIDDFASLHAVAEDFRRQGVGIAIDDLGAGHASMRLLCELRPDFLKIDKFFVTRLDHDPVKRKVVRGILGMARAVGARVVAEGVERFEELRVLMDMGVDQAQGYLFARPQAIPDPAALARFSWPELAAAPVSSELTFGTAALLLQHAPAFPHDMRAAELLDYLGREGQAMTAIPVVRDDRPLGLISRPEFQERMARLYARELLGREPIANFVVPDSLIVDKNEPLDLISHDLTRQHETAQTRYPLDYFLITSHGRYAGVGSALSLLRRITDAQMDLARHANPLSGLPGNIPIQRRLEGLLKQQVPFTVGYCDIDNFKPFNDVYGYARGDEMLRELAQILVRSTGIETGSLHQDLLDHFVGHVGGDDFVVILAGLDQEHIWADILDRFAQVAPIFYDPEDQAAGGIHTRDRRGQTQFFPVSSLSIGVVPCPVGRFTHPQEIAHAASMVKAQAKQRPGNQLFVDRRQ, translated from the coding sequence ATGGGAGTCCCGCAAGTCGGCAGTCTGCTGCATGACGTCCTGGAAACAGGCGCGCTGCGCACGGTATTTCAACCCATCGTCTGCATGAACAGCCGGCTGGCCTACGGGGTCGAAGGCTTTCTCCGCGGCCCGCCCGGCCATCCTCTGGAGTCGCCGCTGGCCCTCTTCGCGGAGGCGGAACGCGAAGGCTTGCTGATGCCGCTGGAAGCCCAGGCCCGCACTGCCACGCTGGCGGCCTTTGCGGGCCTGGGCTTTCCGGGCAAGCTCTTCATGAACGTCAATCCGTCCTGCCTGCTGGACCCGCGTTTCCAGGCCGACGCCCTGCTCGCCGCCCTGGGGCAGGCCCATCTGGCGCCCCAGCAGGTGGTGCTGGAGCTGACCGAACACCACCCTATCGATGATTTCGCCAGCCTGCACGCGGTGGCGGAGGATTTCCGCCGGCAGGGGGTGGGCATCGCCATCGACGACCTGGGGGCCGGTCACGCCAGCATGCGCCTGCTCTGCGAGCTGCGTCCCGATTTCCTGAAAATCGACAAGTTCTTCGTGACCCGCCTCGACCATGACCCGGTCAAGCGCAAGGTGGTGCGCGGCATCCTGGGCATGGCGCGGGCGGTCGGGGCGCGGGTGGTGGCGGAAGGCGTCGAGCGCTTCGAGGAGCTGCGCGTGCTCATGGACATGGGGGTGGATCAGGCCCAGGGCTATCTGTTCGCCCGGCCGCAGGCGATCCCTGATCCGGCCGCCCTGGCCCGCTTCTCCTGGCCCGAGCTGGCAGCCGCGCCCGTGTCCAGCGAGCTGACCTTCGGCACCGCCGCCTTGCTGCTGCAGCATGCTCCTGCCTTTCCGCACGACATGCGGGCGGCGGAGCTGCTGGATTACCTGGGCCGGGAGGGGCAGGCGATGACCGCGATTCCGGTGGTGCGGGATGATCGCCCGCTCGGCCTGATTTCGCGCCCGGAGTTCCAGGAGCGCATGGCCCGGCTCTACGCGCGCGAGCTGCTCGGTCGCGAGCCCATTGCCAATTTCGTGGTGCCGGACTCCCTGATCGTGGACAAGAACGAGCCGCTGGACCTGATCAGCCATGACCTGACGCGCCAGCACGAGACCGCGCAGACACGCTACCCGCTGGACTATTTCCTGATCACTTCGCACGGCCGCTATGCCGGCGTGGGCAGCGCCCTGAGCCTGCTGCGCCGGATCACCGATGCGCAGATGGATCTGGCCCGCCATGCCAATCCGCTGTCCGGGCTGCCGGGCAACATTCCCATCCAGCGCCGCCTGGAGGGGTTGCTGAAGCAGCAGGTGCCGTTCACCGTCGGCTACTGCGACATCGACAACTTCAAGCCCTTCAACGACGTCTACGGCTACGCCCGCGGCGACGAGATGCTGCGCGAGCTGGCCCAGATCCTGGTGCGCAGCACCGGCATCGAGACCGGCTCCCTGCATCAGGATCTGCTCGACCACTTCGTCGGTCACGTGGGCGGGGACGACTTCGTGGTGATCCTGGCGGGGCTGGATCAGGAGCACATCTGGGCCGACATCCTCGACCGCTTCGCCCAGGTGGCGCCCATCTTCTACGATCCCGAGGACCAGGCGGCAGGCGGCATCCACACCCGGGACCGGCGCGGCCAGACTCAGTTCTTTCCTGTCTCCAGCCTGTCCATCGGCGTGGTGCCCTGCCCGGTGGGGCGCTTCACCCACCCCCAGGAGATCGCCCACGCCGCCAGCATGGTCAAGGCGCAGGCCAAGCAGCGGCCGGGCAACCAGCTCTTCGTCGATCGCCGCCAGTGA
- a CDS encoding BPSS1780 family membrane protein: protein MAYRKIEAGRGWDWYQEGWSWLMRAPLLIFSQVLVIFVLMLLAGLVPLLGHLAAMLFGPVLVAGVYYTLQRLETGDEAPFELLFEGFRRQFKDLVILGLILLAAQMVLAMLVLMAIGGSLLGAGGMAWSAGGAELDPVAAVLGAGAAAGLLFLLLIVPLAMAFFFATPLIALAGRDAIGALRLSFNAVLANWPAFLVYVLLYLIFAMLATLTFGLGWLLLAPLMFTSSFAAFRDVFPATPPAADAS, encoded by the coding sequence ATGGCTTACCGCAAGATCGAAGCGGGACGGGGCTGGGACTGGTACCAGGAAGGCTGGAGCTGGCTGATGCGGGCGCCTCTGCTCATCTTCAGCCAAGTACTGGTCATCTTCGTGCTGATGCTGCTGGCCGGCCTGGTGCCCCTGCTGGGCCATCTGGCGGCCATGCTCTTCGGTCCGGTGCTCGTAGCCGGCGTCTATTACACCCTGCAGCGACTCGAAACGGGAGACGAGGCGCCCTTCGAGCTGCTCTTCGAGGGCTTCCGACGCCAGTTCAAGGACCTCGTCATCCTCGGCCTGATCCTGCTCGCCGCCCAGATGGTCCTGGCGATGCTGGTGCTCATGGCCATCGGCGGGAGCCTGCTCGGCGCCGGCGGCATGGCCTGGTCGGCGGGCGGCGCGGAGCTGGATCCGGTGGCGGCGGTCCTGGGTGCCGGCGCGGCGGCGGGGCTGCTTTTCCTGCTCCTGATCGTGCCGCTGGCCATGGCGTTTTTCTTTGCCACGCCCCTGATCGCCCTGGCGGGCCGCGACGCCATCGGCGCCCTGCGCCTCAGCTTCAATGCCGTGCTGGCCAATTGGCCGGCCTTTCTCGTCTATGTGCTGCTGTACCTCATTTTTGCCATGCTGGCCACCTTGACCTTCGGCCTCGGCTGGCTGCTGCTGGCCCCGCTCATGTTCACCAGCAGCTTCGCCGCCTTCCGGGATGTCTTCCCCGCCACGCCGCCCGCCGCCGATGCAAGCTGA
- a CDS encoding GNAT family N-acetyltransferase: protein MATGVRIIRGQLAPSDWQGFQPPTVFQRPESMRAWTHTFGAARNPVLLLAENAQGRALLPLAVDAAAPWPGTSGVSLFHRLHPGRRYELAMAGARLWGRLGGILRGTHCHVLGAGPCEEQDMLVAGKVPAAEIAAGLDRLRCRRLTVASIAGDSPLTTLLPQLFSDVSMRQCDVMPVLHTGRQALASFRKLHPNDAYKHRRLLRRGGRIEHVTDTDEARRILARAFELKRSNCLQEGKFNLFADRRYEHWLDQLVTGRLGDFVHLDALFIGTDLAACVVYFTAPNVWSMYFVVYDKAFAKQSPGTVLLWDLLERAVAAQVPVFSFLAGDEHYKERWADDVIPLLTIEAAGLLHPSQVPATLQASPETPAG from the coding sequence ATGGCCACCGGCGTTCGCATCATCCGCGGTCAGCTTGCGCCGTCCGATTGGCAGGGTTTCCAGCCGCCGACCGTCTTTCAGCGGCCCGAATCCATGCGGGCATGGACGCATACCTTCGGAGCCGCACGCAATCCGGTCCTCCTGCTGGCGGAGAACGCCCAGGGTCGTGCGCTCCTGCCGCTGGCGGTGGACGCGGCGGCGCCTTGGCCGGGCACCTCGGGCGTCTCACTCTTCCACAGGCTCCATCCCGGCCGGCGCTATGAGCTGGCCATGGCCGGCGCTCGGCTCTGGGGACGCCTGGGCGGTATCCTCCGGGGCACGCACTGCCATGTGCTGGGTGCCGGTCCTTGCGAGGAGCAGGACATGCTGGTGGCGGGGAAAGTGCCGGCGGCCGAGATCGCGGCAGGTCTGGATCGCCTGCGCTGCCGCCGCCTGACGGTCGCTTCGATCGCCGGCGACAGCCCGCTGACGACCTTGCTGCCGCAACTGTTCAGCGACGTCAGCATGCGCCAGTGCGATGTCATGCCCGTATTGCACACGGGCCGCCAGGCCCTGGCGTCCTTCCGCAAGCTGCATCCGAACGATGCCTACAAGCACCGGCGCCTGCTGCGGCGGGGCGGGCGCATCGAGCACGTCACGGATACGGATGAGGCGCGCCGCATCCTGGCGCGTGCCTTCGAGCTCAAGCGAAGCAACTGCCTGCAGGAAGGGAAATTCAATCTTTTCGCCGATCGCCGCTATGAGCACTGGCTGGACCAGCTGGTGACAGGGCGCCTGGGCGATTTCGTACACCTGGATGCCCTCTTTATCGGCACTGACCTGGCGGCCTGTGTCGTGTATTTCACCGCGCCAAACGTGTGGAGCATGTATTTCGTCGTCTACGACAAGGCCTTTGCCAAGCAGTCGCCTGGTACGGTGCTGCTCTGGGATCTGCTGGAGCGCGCGGTCGCCGCGCAGGTGCCGGTCTTCAGCTTTCTCGCCGGCGATGAGCACTACAAGGAGCGCTGGGCGGACGACGTGATTCCGCTGCTCACCATCGAGGCGGCAGGCCTGTTGCACCCCAGCCAAGTGCCGGCCACCCTGCAGGCCAGCCCGGAAACGCCTGCCGGATAA
- a CDS encoding M20 family metallopeptidase codes for MSASLDPQELSRFVEAFWEDAILPQLVEYIRVPNKSPHFDAQWQAHGYMDDAVGLAEHWCRGQPIAGMQVEVLRLPGRTPLLYLDIPGQSDDCVLLYGHLDKQPEMSGWREGLGPWTPVREGERLYGRGGADDGYAVFASLAAIRALQEQGVPHGRCVLLIECCEESGSYDLPHYIEALAGRIGSPRLVICLDSGCGNYEQLWCTTSLRGLLEGRLTVEVLSEGVHSGGAGGVVPSSFRIARQLLSRLEDEASGIIADPAFNTAIPAERVEQARTVAGILDGEIARAFPLVAGMRPQSDDPVELILNRTWRPALAVTGADGLPAIADAGNVLRPLTRLKLALRLPPEVDAEQAGSRLKALLEQDPPYGARVHFELGQAASGWNAPPLQPWLAAAVQRASQDYFGRAALFMGEGGTIPFMAMLGARFPEAQFLITGVLGPQSNAHGPNEFLHIPTGKRLTCCVAQVLADFHDQTCQ; via the coding sequence ATGTCCGCATCCCTCGATCCCCAAGAGCTCAGCCGCTTCGTCGAGGCGTTCTGGGAAGACGCCATCCTGCCGCAGCTTGTCGAGTACATCCGCGTTCCCAACAAGTCCCCCCATTTCGATGCCCAGTGGCAGGCGCACGGCTACATGGACGACGCCGTGGGACTGGCCGAGCACTGGTGCCGCGGCCAGCCCATCGCCGGCATGCAGGTGGAGGTGCTGCGCCTGCCGGGGCGCACGCCGCTGCTGTACCTCGACATTCCCGGCCAGTCCGACGATTGTGTGCTGCTCTACGGCCATCTGGACAAGCAGCCGGAGATGTCGGGCTGGCGCGAGGGGCTGGGGCCGTGGACGCCGGTGCGCGAGGGCGAGCGGCTCTACGGCCGCGGCGGGGCGGACGACGGCTATGCCGTCTTCGCCTCGCTGGCGGCGATCCGCGCCCTGCAGGAGCAGGGGGTGCCGCATGGCCGCTGCGTGCTGCTCATCGAGTGCTGCGAGGAGAGCGGCAGCTATGACCTGCCGCACTATATCGAGGCGCTGGCCGGGCGCATCGGCAGCCCGCGGCTGGTAATCTGCCTGGATTCCGGCTGCGGCAACTACGAGCAGCTCTGGTGCACCACCTCGCTGCGCGGGCTGCTCGAAGGCCGGCTGACGGTCGAGGTGCTCAGCGAGGGTGTGCACTCCGGCGGCGCCGGCGGCGTGGTGCCGTCGAGCTTCCGCATCGCGCGCCAACTGCTGAGCCGGCTGGAGGACGAGGCCAGCGGCATCATCGCCGATCCGGCCTTCAACACGGCGATCCCGGCCGAGCGCGTCGAGCAGGCGCGGACGGTGGCCGGGATCCTGGACGGGGAGATCGCCCGCGCCTTTCCGCTGGTCGCCGGCATGCGCCCGCAAAGCGACGACCCGGTCGAGCTCATCCTCAACCGCACCTGGCGGCCGGCGCTGGCCGTGACCGGCGCGGACGGGCTGCCGGCCATCGCCGATGCCGGCAACGTGCTGCGCCCCCTCACCCGGCTCAAGCTGGCGCTGCGCCTGCCGCCCGAGGTGGATGCCGAGCAGGCCGGATCACGGCTCAAGGCGCTGCTGGAGCAGGACCCGCCCTACGGCGCGCGGGTGCACTTCGAGCTCGGCCAGGCGGCCAGCGGCTGGAATGCGCCGCCCCTGCAGCCGTGGCTGGCGGCGGCGGTGCAGCGCGCTTCCCAGGACTACTTCGGCCGGGCGGCGCTCTTCATGGGCGAGGGCGGGACCATTCCCTTCATGGCCATGCTGGGCGCGCGTTTTCCCGAGGCCCAGTTCCTCATCACCGGCGTGCTCGGCCCGCAGTCCAATGCCCACGGCCCCAACGAATTCCTGCACATCCCCACCGGCAAGCGCCTGACCTGCTGCGTGGCGCAGGTGCTGGCGGATTTTCACGATCAGACTTGTCAGTGA